The proteins below are encoded in one region of Polycladomyces zharkentensis:
- a CDS encoding alpha/beta fold hydrolase, translating to MWYDNSWYKGFDTEASLAAIKVPAVLIHTNYWYNHYGSYYDENGVLMAAMDDQDVAKVKSLLKGVEVVEVDSGHLVHFEKPDEYTKVLLDFASKVK from the coding sequence GTGTGGTATGACAACTCGTGGTATAAAGGCTTTGATACCGAAGCCAGCCTTGCGGCTATCAAAGTTCCAGCAGTGCTGATCCATACGAATTATTGGTACAACCATTATGGCTCGTACTACGACGAAAATGGCGTGCTGATGGCGGCAATGGATGATCAAGATGTGGCAAAGGTAAAATCACTGCTGAAAGGCGTGGAAGTTGTCGAAGTCGATTCAGGTCACCTTGTCCACTTTGAAAAGCCGGATGAATACACGAAAGTACTCCTTGACTTTGCCTCAAAAGTGAAATAG
- a CDS encoding CDI toxin immunity protein, which translates to MVTLFEECIHALGENCKVLSKEETNRLFSKLGEKFPFTSWGRIDWEKVDNRLYLASSDEIIRYFKRETNPFNGIVYIIWDEAALPAVKSDLQTILQVIDDVTAVSFDTWLYCPSDEYVIEFYHEGEIVLGMR; encoded by the coding sequence ATGGTGACATTGTTTGAAGAATGCATACATGCATTGGGGGAAAATTGCAAAGTACTTTCCAAAGAGGAAACCAATCGTTTATTCTCCAAACTTGGAGAGAAGTTTCCTTTTACTTCTTGGGGGCGGATTGATTGGGAAAAAGTAGATAATCGATTGTATTTGGCATCCAGTGATGAGATAATAAGATACTTCAAAAGAGAAACGAATCCATTCAATGGCATTGTATATATCATATGGGATGAAGCCGCGTTACCTGCTGTAAAAAGTGATTTGCAAACGATACTTCAGGTAATTGATGATGTTACTGCCGTGAGTTTTGACACATGGCTCTATTGTCCTTCTGACGAGTATGTAATAGAGTTTTACCATGAAGGAGAAATCGTTTTGGGAATGAGGTAA